A DNA window from Paralichthys olivaceus isolate ysfri-2021 chromosome 11, ASM2471397v2, whole genome shotgun sequence contains the following coding sequences:
- the trim59 gene encoding tripartite motif-containing protein 59 produces MDNLEEDLTCSVCYSLFSDPRVLPCSHTFCKTCLDNLLRTSTNYSIWRPLRQPLKCPNCRSVMELPVTGVDALPTNVSLRAIIEKYQSDCEPRPPSCQEHIRQPLNMYCIQDRQLICGLCLTVGQHQGHPIDDLQAAFIREKQTPSLLLTRLSDQRWAQVCELTEQLEQEKARCEALVRQDRQEVNQFFQTLKVVLAKKRQAYLEALDKAGAEVSRAYDPLIHRVKEIQEKQLDLVSLGSSVEEEESPLVFLEKAHLLRERVEEFLKTPLPSVINVSVTPRAADYLQQHWPAVTIGSLEEAPVPKVSCCGRCGGVEADSPVQELWCKPTSSVVLLGLLLLLLAALWLDPVGGASLGFSLLSRFSQFVHGLSSEVITSVWDTAVSAYTVMEAAVESWSTQLSSVGEKVFQQLGCLTA; encoded by the exons ATGGACAACCTAGAGGAGGACCTGACATGCTCTGTGTGCTACTCTCTGTTCTCTGACCCTCGAGTGCTGCCGTGCTCTCACACCTTCTGTAAGACCTGCCTGGACAACTTGCTCCGGACGTCCACAAACTATTCCATCTGGCGTCCGCTCCGTCAGCCGCTAAAATGCCCCAACTGTCGCAGCGTGATGGAGCTGCCTGTGACCGGCGTCGACGCTCTGCCGACCAACGTGTCTCTCCGGGCCATCATCGAGAAA TACCAGAGTGACTGTGAGCCACGACCTCCGTCCTGTCAGGAGCACATCAGGCAGCCTCTGAATATGTACTGCATCCAGGACCGCCAGCTGATCTGTGGGCTCTGCCTGACCGTCGGGCAGCACCAGGGTCATCCCATAGACGACCTGCAGGCGGCTTTCATCAGAGAGAAGCAGACGCCATCGTTACTGCTGACCAGACTCTCTGACCAGAGATGGGCACAG GTGTGTGAGCTCACggagcagctggagcaggagaaggCTCGCTGTGAGGCTCTGGTGAGGCAGGACCGACAGGAAGTGAATCAGTTTTTTCAGACGCTAAAGGTGGTGTTGGCCAAGAAGAGACAAGCGTACCTGGAGGCGCTGGACAAAGCTGGTGCTGAGGTTTCCCGGGCCTACGACCCACTCATCCACAGAGTGAAGGAAATACag GAGAAACAGCTGGACCTGGTGTCTCTGGGCTcgtcagtggaggaggaggagtcgcCGCTGGTCTTCCTGGAGAAGGCGCATCTGCTCAGAGAGAGGGttgaggagtttctgaagacCCCGCTGCCCTCGGTGATAAACGTCAGCGTCACACCGCGGGCAGCAGACTACCTTCAGCAGCACTGGCCTGCTGTGACCATCGGGAGCCTGGAGGAAGCACCTGTTCCTAAGGTGAGCTGctgtggcagatgtggtggcGTGGAGGCCGACAGCCCGGTGCAGGAGCTGTGGTGTAAACCCACTTCTTCTGTGGTGctgctggggctgctgctgctgctgctggcggcGTTGTGGTTGGACCCAGTGGGTGGGGCGTCGCTCGGCTTCTCTCTGTTGTCTCGGTTCAGTCAGTTCGTCCACGGCCTGAGTAGCGAAGTCATCACATCTGTCTGGGACACGGCGGTGTCGGCATACACAGTGATGGAGGCGGCTGTGGAGAGTTGGAGCACGCAGCTGTCCTCGGTCGGGGAAAAGGTTTTCCAGCAGTTAGGCTGTTTAACTGCATAA
- the smc4 gene encoding structural maintenance of chromosomes protein 4, whose protein sequence is MPSKTAKSSTASAKPRGKGSQPRDDSEDELDVPPQETNSNGKEEAPPTTDPSHGEAAEAVDNRSLEEILGSIPPPPPPAMTNEPGAPRLMITHLVNRNFKSYAGEQILGPFHKRFSCIIGPNGSGKSNVIDSMLFVFGYRAQKIRSKKLSVLIHSSDKHKDVQSCTVEVHFQKIIDKEGDDYEVIPNSKFYVSRTANKDNSSVYHINGKKATFKEVGALLRSHGIDLDHNRFLILQGEVEQIAMMKPKGQTEHDEGMLEYLEDIIGSCRLKEPIQTLARRIELLNEQRGEKLNRVKLVEKEKNALEGERNKAVEFLTLENDIFKHKGQLCQYYVHDLQKRVVDKEQEKQKILEDTKELTEKNSKISQEMEKMNQELKNVEKKQNKLNKYIETQKEKFTQLDLQDVEVREKIKHSKSKNKKLQKQLEKDKEKLEEVRGVPASSEKAISEATVRKEELEKQKVKEEEKLKEVMESLKEETSGLQQDKETKEKELMELSKAVNETRSRMDLAQSELDIYLSRHNTALTQLNTAKQTLQSTSDTLRDRRTAIKDLEVKIPQKEQELKKDEGELEQLMKMDNDTREVVREMRQKVDEAKSSLSSNRSRGKVLDALMQQKKRGVIPGIFGRLGDLGAIEEKYDVAISSSCGALDNIVVDTIDTAQKCVTFLKEQNIGVATFIGLDKMKVWEKNMAPIRTPEECPRLFDMVRVKDQSVRPAFYFALRDTLVAQDMEQATRMAFQKEKRWRVVTLKGQIIEMAGTMTGGGRVMKGRMGSSIGTEVSQEELDRMESKLNERVSKLQGCQERKLQLEENIQRLRMQLRDMKNTLEKYANSMTSLADQEAHLKLQMKELEANVIAAAPDKAKQKQMEKSLDAFKKDFDAASSKAGKVENEVKRLHNLIVDINSHKLKAQQDKLDKVNKELDDCSSTITKAQVAIKTAGRNLKKCEESVSRVQLELEENEKLMAEFTEQLKKLEDEAGEIMKACQEAEAELPEVQEQYQGVLKEIKVLQQQEHALQEESLSVRLRVEQIETTITEHNNKIKHWQKEASKLSLHTIEDKPAEELPVLTPADLEEISDPNVIINKMMRLETQCAQMKPNLGAIAEYKKKEELYLQRVAQLDEITTERDQFKRGYEELRKQRLNEFMTGFNMITNKLKENYQMLTLGGDAELELVDSLDPFSEGIMFSVRPPKKSWKKIFNLSGGEKTLSSLALVFALHHYKPTPLYFMDEIDAALDFKNVSIVACYIYEQTKNAQFIIISLRNNMFEIADRLIGIYKTHNTTKSVGINPKTIVFKEHDAVTA, encoded by the exons ATGCCATCTAAAACTGCAAAGAGCTCCACTGCCTCCGCCAAGCCAAGAGGGAAAGGGTCGCAGCCTCGGGATGACTCCGAGGACGAGCTGGATGTACCCCCACAAGAAACCAACTCCAATGGCAAAGAGGAGGCACCACCGACAACTG ATCCGTCTCACGGGGAGGCTGCCGAGGCGGTTGATAATCGAAGTTTGGAGGAGATTCTCGGTAGCATCCCTCCACCCCCGCCCCCAGCAATGACCAATGAACCGGGCGCTCCTCGCCTGATGATAACACATTTAGTCAATCGCAACTTTAAATCGTACGCAGGCGAGCAGATTCTGGGGCCTTTTCACAAG CGCTTTTCCTGCATCATTGGTCCAAATGGAAGTGGGAAGTCCAATGTGATAGATTCAATGCTCTTTGTGTTTGGATACAGAGCTCAAAAGATCAGATCAAAAAAGCTCTCTGTGCTGATTCACAGCTCTGATAAACACAAAGATGTCCAAAGCTGTACAGTGGAGGTGCATTTTCAAAAGATCATTGATAAG GAAGGAGATGACTACGAAGTTATTCCCAACAGCAAGTTCTATGTTTCCAGGACTGCCAACAAAGACAATTCCTCAGTCTACCATATCAATGGCAAGAAAGCCACATTTAAAGAAGTTGGGGCTTTACTCCGAAGCCACGGTATTGACCTAGACCACAACAGATTTCTGATCTTACAG GGTGAGGTGGAGCAGATTGCTATGATGAAGCCTAAAGGTCAGACAGAGCATGATGAGGGCATGCTGGAGTACCTGGAGGACATTATCGGCTCCTGCCGCCTGAAGGAGCCCATCCAAACCCTGGCCCGCCGCATTGAGCTGCTcaatgagcagagaggagagaag CTAAACCGAGTGAAGCTAGTGGAAAAGGAGAAGAATGCATtggagggagaaagaaacaaGGCTGTGGAGTTCCTCACTCTGGAGaatgacattttcaaacacaagGGTCAGCTTTGCCAATATTATGT TCATGATCTGCAGAAGCGTGTGGTGGATAAAGAGCAGGAAAAGCAGAAGATCCTGGAGGACACAAAGGAACTCACTGAGAAAAATTCAAAGATTTCACAggagatggagaaaatgaaCCAAGAGCTTAAAAATGTGGAGAA GAAACAAAATAAGCTCAACAAGTACATTGAGACCCAGAAGGAGAAGTTCACCCAGCTGGACCTGCAGGATGTTGAAGTGCGTGAGAAGATTAAACACTCCAAGAGCAAGAACAAGAAACTGCAGAAGCAGCTGGAAAAGGATAAAGAAAAG CTGGAGGAAGTGCGCGGTGTACCAGCCAGCAGTGAGAAGGCCATCTCTGAGGCAACAGTTCGCAAGGAAGAGCTGGAGAAGCAGAAggtgaaagaagaggaaaaacttaAGGAGGTCATGGAGAGTCTGAAAGAAGAGACCAGTGGCTTGCAGCAGGACAAAGAG ACCAAAGAGAAAGAGCTGATGGAACTCAGTAAGGCTGTAAATGAGACCCGTTCCCGTATGGACCTGGCTCAATCGGAACTCGACATCTACCTTAGCCGCCACAACACCGCTTTGACACAGCTCAACACGGCCAAGCAAACTCTCCAATCCACCTCTGACACTCTGCGAGATCGCCGCACTGCCATCAAAGATTTAGAAGTCAAAATACCCCAGAAAGAGCAGGAGCTCAAGAAG GATGAGGGAGAGTTGGAGCAGCTGATGAAGATGGATAATGACACCAGAGAAGTGGTGAGGGAAATGAGGCAGAAGGTGGATGAAGCCAAGAGCTCTCTGTCGTCCAACCGCAGTCGAGGAAAGGTCCTGGATGCGCTcatgcagcagaagaagaggggCGTAATCCCTGGCATCTTTGGAAGATTG GGAGACCTTGGAGCCATAGAAGAGAAGTACGATGTGGCTATTTCTTCTAGCTGTGGTGCTCTGGACAACATTGTGGTGGATACCATTGACACAGCTCAGAAATGTGTCACATTTCTCAAAGAACAGAACATTGGGGTCGCCACCTTCATCGGTTTGGACAAG ATGAAGGTCTGGGAGAAAAACATGGCTCCCATTCGTACTCCAGAGGAATGTCCTCGTCTCTTTGACATGGTACGAGTGAAAGATCAGAGCGTGCGACCAGCTTTCTACTTTGCCCTCAGGGACACGCTGGTGGCCCAGGACATGGAGCAAGCCACAAGAATGGCCTTCCAGAAAGAAAAGCGCTGGAGAGTGGTCACCCTCAAGGGACAGATCATTGAGATGGCTG GGACCAtgactggaggaggaagagtaatGAAGGGCAGGATGGGCTCTTCTATTGGCACTGAGGTCTCCCAGGAGGAG CTTGATCGTATGGAGAGTAAGCTGAACGAGAGGGTGTCAAAGCTGCAGGGCTGCCAAGAGAGAAAGCTGCAGCTCGAGGAGAACATCCAGCGCCTCCGGATGCAGCTCCGGGACATGAAGAACACCCTGGAAAAATACGCCAACAGCATGACT AGTCTTGCTGACCAGGAGGCTCACTTGAAACTGCAGATGAAGGAGCTTGAGGCTAACGTGATCGCAGCTGCCCCGGACAAGGCCAAACAGAAGCAGATGGAGAAGAGTCTGGATGCTTTCAAGAAAG ACTTCGATGCAGCTTCTAGTAAAGCTGGAAAAGTGGAAAATGAGGTGAAGAGGCTCCACAACCTGATTGTAGACATCAACAGCCACAAGCTAAAGGCTCAGCAGGACAAGCTTGACAAGGTCAACAAGGAGCTGGATGACTGCTCCTCCACCATCACCAAGGCCCAAGTAGCCATTAAGACAGCTGGCCG AAACCTGAAGAAGTGTGAGGAGAGTGTGAGTCGTGTGCAGCTTGAGCTGGAAGAGAATGAGAAGTTGATGGCCGAGTTCACAGAACAACTGAAGAAGCTGGAAGACGAGGCTGGGGAGATCATGAAGGCCTGTCAGGAGGCAGAG gcgGAGCTTCCAGAGGTGCAGGAGCAGTATCAGGGGGTGCTGAAGGAGATCAAGGTTCTGCAGCAGCAAGAACACGCTCTGCAGGAGGAGTCCCTCAGCGTCCGGCTCCGCGTCGAGCAGATAGAGACGACCATCACCGAGCACAACAACAAGATCAAACACTGGCAGAAAGAG GCCAGCAAGTTGTCCCTTCACACGATTGAAGACAAACCGGCAGAGGAACTTCCTGTTCTCACTCCTGCCGACCTTGAAGAAATCTCTGATCCCAATGTCATCATCAACAAGATGATGAGGTTAGAGACACAGTGCGCTCAGATGAAGCCAAACCTCGGAGCCATCGCTGAGTACAAGAAGAAG GAGGAGCTGTACCTGCAGCGAGTGGCTCAACTGGACGAGATCACGACAGAGAGGGACCAATTCAAGCGCGGCTACGAGGAACTGCGCAAACAGCGACTCAACGAGTTCATGACCGGATTCAACATGATCACAAACAAGCTGAAGGAAAACTACCAGATGCTAACGCTGGGTGGTGACGCAGAGCTGGAGCTCGTCGACAGTTTAGACCCCTTTTCTGAGGGCATCATGTTCAG TGTTCGTCCTCCAAAGAAGAGCTGGAAGAAGATCTTTAACCTGTCTGGAGGAGAGAAGACGCTGAGCTCATTAGCTCTGGTGTTTGCGCTGCACCACTACAAACCCACACCGCTCTACTTCATGGACGAGATAGACGCTGCTCTTGATTTCAAGAATGTCTCCATTGTTGCCTGTTACATTTAT GAACAAACAAAGAACGCTCagttcatcatcatctctctgAGGAACAACATGTTCGAGATCGCCGATCGCCTCATCGGCATCTACAAAACTCACAACACCACCAAGAGCGTGGGAATCAACCCCAAAACCATCGTGTTCAAGGAGCATGACGCAGTCACTGCTTAA